One stretch of Halobacillus litoralis DNA includes these proteins:
- the dinG gene encoding ATP-dependent DNA helicase DinG produces the protein MNRFAIVDLETTGNAASKGDRIIEIGVVVMEENGTIVEEFSSLVYPEKEIPPFIRSLTGIENDDVLDAPLFSEIVEDVYPLFQHAYIVAHNIEFDLGFLNDELARCGYQPLHNPIIDTVEFARILMPTSPTFKLGQLAERLEMGHDRPHRALSDAQVTADLLLYLLRELQSLPERTIHHLLKIEGKLKSDFREFFLKYLEEKRYGTNSESDVMLKHGIAVRKQVQERASKTVQLPVFDTWKKQVFEGDNGLGSLLPEYELRKGQQEMTSSVKQALEENRHAILEAGAGTGKSVAYLLSAAFQAMESGKRVVISTHTTSLQKQLLEEEIPKVERMFPRPIKAVLYKGKAHYISLIHFQYELERSYQDNYDIALTKAMILVWLTKTRTGDVDEIQLPSNGRQFWHKVSSEQSSKTVRLGFTDDSFFQWAQEKAAQADLVITNHALLCMDIMKEESVLPDYEHVIIDEAHHLEAVASRYFGVRMNYRELQRHLTQFGEIFHKNLYKEWSLQEDFYTNLIKGQQSIDEAKEELSHLSRYIYQSVKKQKRLGKGKSDIGRTQLLLKSGDMPAFIDTAKEMSHRFLAMIKKLIVHMGRMEEQLRMQLAVKEDYSIPILLSRLNNQIDVCHQIRSQLIHYFDFTREEEVKWIEIEGEGAVNAIYLFSEPFDVAQLLEQRLFRKKSSAVLTSATLTTDGSFEYIRKSLGMQDLANTIESVIPSPYQFKEQVQLMVPNDFPNIKNDPDSFVEALSEAIYSVAEVTKGRMLVLFTSYEMLRQTYSLLKEFIDPEEFMVFAQGVSSGSRDRLKKNFQAFDQAILLGTSSFWEGVDIPGDDLSCLMMVRLPFQPPDQPIQSIRNERMQKEGKNSFMEKSLPHAIIRFKQGFGRLIRSSSDRGIVFICDQRLMEARYGKYFLNSLPEVPVSYESTRQLINKIDKWL, from the coding sequence ATGAACAGATTTGCAATTGTGGATTTAGAGACAACAGGAAATGCGGCTTCAAAAGGGGATCGCATCATAGAAATCGGTGTCGTTGTTATGGAGGAAAATGGGACCATCGTGGAAGAGTTTTCTTCCCTTGTTTATCCTGAAAAAGAGATTCCTCCGTTTATCCGTTCATTAACCGGAATTGAAAATGACGATGTTTTAGATGCACCGCTTTTCTCTGAAATTGTCGAGGATGTTTATCCTCTTTTTCAGCATGCTTATATTGTGGCACATAATATTGAATTCGATCTTGGATTTCTAAATGACGAATTAGCACGGTGCGGTTATCAACCTTTACATAATCCGATTATTGATACTGTCGAATTCGCACGCATTCTCATGCCAACTTCTCCTACTTTCAAGCTAGGGCAGCTGGCAGAACGGTTAGAAATGGGCCATGATCGTCCACACCGTGCATTGTCAGACGCTCAAGTAACGGCTGATTTACTTCTTTATCTATTAAGAGAACTTCAGAGTCTCCCTGAGCGTACGATCCATCATTTGTTGAAGATCGAAGGGAAATTGAAAAGTGATTTCCGGGAGTTCTTTCTGAAGTATTTGGAGGAAAAGCGGTATGGCACCAATAGTGAATCTGATGTGATGCTGAAGCACGGGATTGCCGTCAGGAAGCAAGTGCAGGAGCGTGCATCTAAAACCGTTCAACTTCCAGTGTTCGACACTTGGAAAAAGCAAGTGTTTGAAGGAGATAATGGCCTTGGAAGTCTGCTCCCTGAGTATGAACTCCGAAAAGGTCAGCAGGAAATGACATCAAGTGTCAAGCAGGCTCTTGAAGAAAATAGACATGCAATCTTAGAGGCAGGTGCTGGAACGGGCAAGTCAGTTGCTTATCTACTATCCGCTGCTTTCCAAGCTATGGAAAGTGGTAAGCGCGTCGTCATCTCCACTCACACAACGAGTCTTCAAAAACAATTGCTAGAGGAAGAAATACCAAAAGTTGAGCGGATGTTTCCTCGTCCGATCAAAGCTGTCCTCTATAAAGGGAAAGCTCATTACATTAGTTTGATACACTTTCAGTATGAACTTGAAAGGTCGTACCAGGATAATTATGATATTGCACTGACAAAGGCCATGATTCTCGTTTGGTTGACCAAAACGCGTACGGGCGACGTAGATGAAATTCAACTTCCATCAAATGGAAGGCAGTTTTGGCATAAAGTATCATCGGAACAGTCAAGCAAAACCGTTAGACTCGGATTCACGGATGATAGTTTTTTCCAGTGGGCTCAAGAAAAAGCGGCTCAAGCAGACCTTGTCATTACCAATCATGCCCTGCTGTGTATGGATATAATGAAAGAGGAATCGGTACTGCCAGATTATGAGCATGTGATTATTGATGAAGCTCATCATTTGGAAGCAGTAGCTAGTCGGTACTTTGGTGTGCGAATGAACTATCGTGAACTTCAACGGCATTTGACCCAATTTGGAGAGATCTTTCATAAGAATCTTTATAAGGAATGGTCTTTGCAGGAAGATTTTTATACCAATCTAATCAAAGGCCAACAATCCATTGACGAGGCGAAGGAAGAGCTGAGTCATCTTTCACGTTATATTTATCAAAGTGTCAAAAAGCAGAAGCGGTTAGGGAAAGGGAAAAGTGATATTGGCCGTACCCAGCTTCTTTTGAAGTCAGGAGATATGCCAGCATTTATTGACACAGCCAAAGAAATGTCTCATCGTTTCTTGGCTATGATCAAAAAGTTGATTGTCCACATGGGAAGAATGGAAGAACAGTTGAGAATGCAGCTTGCTGTTAAAGAAGACTACAGTATCCCGATTCTTCTCTCCCGATTGAACAATCAAATCGATGTCTGCCACCAAATTCGCTCTCAACTCATTCATTATTTTGATTTTACAAGAGAAGAAGAAGTGAAATGGATTGAAATTGAAGGAGAAGGGGCCGTAAACGCGATCTACTTATTTAGTGAGCCGTTTGATGTCGCCCAACTTCTTGAACAACGACTATTTAGAAAGAAGAGCAGCGCCGTTTTAACGAGTGCCACCTTAACAACAGATGGTTCTTTCGAATACATTCGAAAATCCTTGGGGATGCAGGACCTTGCGAACACGATTGAATCCGTGATTCCATCTCCTTATCAGTTTAAGGAGCAGGTCCAGCTTATGGTCCCAAATGATTTCCCGAATATAAAAAATGACCCCGACTCGTTTGTTGAAGCACTCAGTGAAGCGATTTATTCTGTGGCGGAAGTGACAAAAGGAAGAATGCTCGTTTTATTTACTTCTTATGAAATGCTTCGTCAAACCTATTCACTTTTAAAAGAGTTTATTGACCCAGAAGAGTTCATGGTTTTCGCACAAGGCGTATCCAGTGGTAGCAGGGACCGTTTGAAAAAGAACTTTCAAGCGTTTGACCAGGCTATTCTTCTCGGGACGAGTTCGTTCTGGGAAGGGGTGGATATACCCGGAGACGATCTTTCCTGTTTGATGATGGTACGATTGCCTTTTCAACCACCAGATCAGCCGATACAATCGATAAGGAATGAGCGAATGCAGAAAGAAGGAAAAAATTCCTTTATGGAGAAATCCCTTCCTCATGCCATTATTCGATTCAAACAAGGCTTTGGAAGGTTGATCCGAAGCAGCTCCGATCGAGGAATCGTCTTTATTTGTGATCAACGGTTGATGGAGGCGCGATATGGAAAATACTTCTTGAATTCTTTGCCGGAAGTCCCTGTTTCTTATGAGTCCACCCGTCAATTGATTAATAAGATCGACAAATGGCTCTGA
- a CDS encoding YpmA family protein — protein sequence MENKIETLSTVRIQKSDDLYKIVDSLNRTLKENNLMFGLALDDDDAETAVFTIYRT from the coding sequence ATGGAAAATAAAATTGAAACGTTATCGACAGTCAGGATTCAAAAGTCTGATGATCTTTATAAAATTGTCGATTCGTTGAACCGCACACTTAAAGAAAATAATCTGATGTTTGGATTGGCACTGGATGATGACGATGCTGAGACCGCAGTCTTCACCATTTACCGTACCTAG
- a CDS encoding cell wall elongation regulator TseB-like domain-containing protein — protein MLRPQSSPFTVPSWLKWSLAIAGTLFILVLILFLWVYIDVNQDRKEGHPEAETIALEQGDLATINHVSTYHGKREFHIVQGMNESKEASILFIDIKEDKILDEVSGEEALTLEEMRSRWVNTCSSCTFKDIQYGFEENEPVFQLTYIDDQNRYVLDYFTLQGEAFDQRFAFRQNE, from the coding sequence ATGCTGAGACCGCAGTCTTCACCATTTACCGTACCTAGTTGGTTGAAGTGGAGCCTTGCGATAGCAGGAACCCTTTTTATTTTAGTTCTTATCCTTTTCCTATGGGTATATATAGATGTGAACCAGGACCGTAAAGAAGGTCATCCTGAAGCAGAGACGATTGCGCTGGAACAAGGGGACCTTGCTACGATCAACCATGTTTCTACATACCATGGCAAAAGGGAGTTCCATATCGTCCAAGGAATGAACGAGTCCAAAGAAGCATCGATCTTATTCATAGACATTAAAGAAGATAAAATCCTTGATGAGGTTTCTGGAGAAGAAGCGCTTACTTTGGAGGAGATGCGTTCCCGGTGGGTGAATACGTGCTCCAGTTGTACATTCAAAGATATACAATATGGTTTTGAGGAAAACGAACCTGTGTTTCAATTGACCTATATCGATGATCAGAACCGTTATGTATTGGATTATTTCACATTGCAGGGTGAAGCGTTTGATCAGCGCTTTGCTTTCAGACAGAATGAGTAA
- a CDS encoding pyridoxal phosphate-dependent aminotransferase, with protein sequence MELAQRVKALTPSTTLAITAKAKALKAEGHDVIGLGAGEPDFNTPSYILDAAKRAMDEGMTKYTPAGGVPELKNSITAKLKRDQGLTYTNEQIIVTTGAKHALFTLFQVLLNEGDEVIVPAPYWVSYPEQIKLAEGKPVIVSADESNDFKLTPQQLKEAITSKTKAVIINSPSNPTGMMYSESELKALGEVCLEHDILIVSDEIYEKLIYTEEKHVSIAQLSKELYDQTIIINGVSKSHSMTGWRIGFAAGNKTVIKAMTNMASHSTSNPTTIAQYAALAAYTASEEKVDEMKEAFKERLDVLHKRLVQIPGVHCAKPSGAFYLFPNVKEAVENGGFEDVDAWVKALLDEEKVALVPGSGFGSPDNVRLSYATSLDQLEKAADRIERFVNKYQS encoded by the coding sequence ATGGAATTAGCACAACGAGTGAAAGCTTTAACACCATCAACGACATTGGCAATCACAGCCAAAGCGAAAGCATTGAAGGCTGAAGGCCATGATGTGATTGGATTAGGAGCAGGGGAACCGGACTTTAATACCCCGTCATATATTTTGGATGCTGCTAAGCGTGCGATGGATGAAGGGATGACGAAATATACACCAGCTGGTGGAGTCCCTGAGCTGAAAAACAGTATTACAGCAAAACTTAAGCGTGATCAAGGTTTAACGTACACGAATGAGCAAATCATTGTTACTACAGGTGCGAAGCATGCTTTGTTCACTTTATTCCAGGTTCTTCTGAATGAGGGAGATGAAGTCATCGTTCCGGCTCCATACTGGGTGAGTTATCCAGAACAAATTAAGCTCGCTGAAGGTAAGCCCGTGATCGTTTCAGCAGATGAATCCAATGATTTTAAGCTCACACCACAGCAATTGAAAGAAGCGATTACATCTAAAACGAAAGCTGTTATCATTAATTCACCAAGTAATCCGACAGGTATGATGTATTCAGAATCAGAATTAAAGGCGCTCGGAGAAGTGTGTCTTGAGCATGACATCCTGATCGTGTCAGATGAAATCTACGAAAAATTGATTTATACAGAGGAAAAACATGTTTCCATAGCTCAACTGTCTAAAGAACTGTATGATCAAACGATCATTATCAATGGAGTTTCCAAATCTCATTCGATGACAGGGTGGAGAATCGGTTTCGCTGCGGGGAATAAAACGGTGATTAAAGCGATGACCAATATGGCTTCACACTCGACATCAAACCCGACGACCATTGCCCAGTACGCGGCACTCGCTGCTTATACGGCTTCTGAAGAAAAAGTAGACGAAATGAAAGAGGCATTTAAAGAACGGTTGGATGTCCTTCACAAGCGCCTGGTACAAATTCCTGGTGTGCACTGTGCGAAACCATCCGGCGCATTTTACCTTTTCCCGAACGTGAAAGAAGCTGTGGAGAACGGCGGTTTTGAGGACGTCGATGCATGGGTGAAAGCTCTATTAGATGAAGAAAAAGTTGCGCTCGTTCCGGGTTCAGGGTTTGGAAGCCCGGATAATGTGCGCCTGTCCTACGCGACATCTTTGGATCAGCTCGAAAAAGCAGCTGATCGAATCGAACGATTTGTAAACAAATATCAATCTTAA
- the asnS gene encoding asparagine--tRNA ligase: MKTTISEVSKYVGEEVTLGAWLSNKRSSGKIAFLQLRDGTGFMQGIVVKAEIGEEKFQDAKALTQESSLYVTGVIVEDTRSPLGYEMQVKDFEVIHEAVDYPITPKEHGPEFLMDHRHLWLRSKRQHAVMKVRNEIIRSTYEFFNDNGYVKIDPPILTGSSAEGTTELFHTKYFEEDAYLSQSGQLYMEAAAMAFGRVFSFGPTFRAEKSKTRRHLIEFWMIEPEMAFMDHEDSLQVQEQYVSHVVQSVLKNCKIELDALGRDTEKLEKIQAPFPRISYDDAIQLLKDKGFDDIEWGEDFGAPHETAIAESYDKPVFITNYPADIKAFYMKPDPERPEVVLCADLIAPEGYGEIIGGSQRIDDLELMQQRYEEHDLTGDAYKWYLQLREYGSVPHSGFGLGLERTVAWISGVEHVRETIPFPRLLNRLYP, encoded by the coding sequence GTGAAAACAACTATATCTGAAGTATCAAAATATGTAGGAGAAGAAGTAACGTTAGGAGCCTGGCTTAGTAACAAACGCTCCAGTGGTAAAATTGCTTTCTTGCAACTCCGTGATGGAACAGGTTTTATGCAAGGGATCGTCGTTAAAGCAGAAATTGGTGAAGAAAAGTTTCAAGATGCTAAGGCTTTAACACAGGAGTCTTCTCTTTATGTAACAGGTGTAATCGTGGAAGATACCCGTTCTCCACTTGGATACGAAATGCAAGTCAAAGATTTTGAAGTCATTCATGAAGCGGTCGACTATCCGATCACACCAAAGGAACACGGTCCAGAGTTCCTAATGGATCACCGCCATTTGTGGTTGCGTTCTAAACGTCAGCACGCCGTCATGAAAGTGCGAAATGAAATCATTCGCTCCACTTACGAATTTTTCAATGACAATGGGTACGTAAAAATTGATCCTCCTATTCTTACAGGCTCTTCTGCAGAAGGAACGACAGAACTTTTCCATACGAAATACTTTGAGGAAGATGCCTACTTGTCTCAAAGTGGTCAACTTTACATGGAGGCTGCTGCGATGGCTTTCGGTCGTGTATTCAGTTTCGGCCCAACCTTCCGTGCTGAGAAATCAAAAACCCGCCGCCATTTGATTGAATTTTGGATGATTGAGCCTGAAATGGCCTTCATGGACCATGAAGACAGTCTTCAAGTCCAGGAACAATATGTTTCTCACGTGGTTCAATCGGTTCTTAAGAACTGTAAGATCGAACTTGATGCACTCGGGCGTGATACAGAGAAACTTGAAAAAATCCAGGCTCCATTCCCGCGCATTAGTTATGACGATGCCATCCAACTTTTGAAAGATAAAGGGTTTGATGATATCGAATGGGGAGAAGATTTTGGAGCCCCGCATGAAACAGCGATTGCTGAAAGTTATGATAAGCCTGTATTCATTACAAATTATCCTGCTGACATCAAAGCATTCTATATGAAGCCGGATCCTGAGCGACCTGAAGTGGTTTTATGTGCAGACTTGATCGCTCCTGAAGGATATGGTGAAATCATCGGTGGGTCTCAGCGAATCGATGATCTAGAGTTGATGCAACAAAGGTATGAAGAACATGATCTCACAGGAGATGCTTACAAATGGTATTTACAATTACGTGAGTACGGAAGTGTTCCGCACTCTGGCTTTGGATTAGGGCTTGAACGTACCGTTGCTTGGATTTCTGGAGTCGAGCACGTTCGCGAGACGATCCCGTTCCCTCGTCTATTGAATCGACTGTACCCGTGA
- a CDS encoding DnaD domain-containing protein produces MAKYQSFQNIMDNQMVVPTKLLENFHQLKLNETELVVLLQIHRFRTEGNGFPTPEQLATHLTITSQECSQVLRSLIQKRMMTIEQNQNEHRVLNEYYSLEPLWEKIFAVSPKPQTNDRSYDENIFPLFEQEFGRPLSPFEIETINIWLDEEEQSPALIKAALREAVLMSKLNFKYIDRILREWKRKGVKTVEQAREQGRQFRQGQQGSKTQKQENKKRDISLYYNWLEEDS; encoded by the coding sequence TTGGCTAAATACCAAAGCTTTCAGAACATCATGGATAACCAAATGGTCGTTCCAACGAAACTTCTTGAAAATTTTCATCAATTGAAGTTAAATGAAACGGAATTGGTCGTTCTCCTACAAATTCATCGTTTCCGTACAGAAGGAAATGGATTTCCGACACCTGAACAACTGGCGACTCATCTAACCATTACTTCCCAAGAATGTTCACAAGTACTGAGGAGCTTGATACAAAAAAGGATGATGACCATTGAGCAAAATCAAAATGAGCATCGAGTCCTTAATGAATATTATTCACTAGAACCATTATGGGAAAAAATCTTCGCCGTATCACCGAAGCCTCAAACGAATGATCGGTCTTATGATGAGAATATATTCCCTCTATTTGAGCAGGAATTCGGGAGACCCTTGTCTCCATTCGAAATTGAGACCATTAATATATGGCTTGATGAGGAAGAGCAATCTCCAGCACTGATCAAGGCTGCGTTAAGAGAAGCGGTATTAATGAGTAAACTGAACTTCAAGTACATTGACCGTATCCTGAGAGAGTGGAAGCGGAAAGGTGTAAAAACGGTGGAACAGGCCCGTGAACAGGGCAGGCAGTTTCGCCAAGGACAACAGGGCTCTAAAACGCAAAAACAGGAAAATAAGAAGCGTGACATTTCCCTTTACTATAACTGGTTGGAGGAGGATTCTTAA
- the nth gene encoding endonuclease III, whose amino-acid sequence MLNKQQIRHCLDTFEEMFPEAECELTHSNPFELLVAVVLSAQATDALVNKVTPQLFEKYKNPEDYIAVPLEELQNDIKRIGLYRNKAKNIKKLSQTLVEKFNGQVPPTKKELESLAGVGRKTANVVASVAFDEPAIAVDTHVERVSKRLAFCRWKDSVLEVEKTLMRKIPVEEWCVTHHRMIFFGRYHCKAQRPNCEECPLLFLCREGQKRMKKKEKSQ is encoded by the coding sequence ATGTTGAACAAACAGCAAATCCGTCATTGTCTAGATACGTTTGAAGAAATGTTCCCTGAGGCCGAGTGTGAATTGACGCACAGCAATCCTTTTGAACTCCTCGTTGCTGTCGTTTTATCTGCTCAGGCCACTGATGCACTAGTGAACAAAGTGACCCCTCAACTTTTTGAAAAATATAAAAATCCGGAGGACTACATTGCTGTTCCTTTAGAAGAGCTCCAAAATGACATCAAACGGATCGGTTTATATAGGAACAAGGCAAAGAACATAAAGAAGCTTTCGCAAACACTTGTTGAAAAGTTTAATGGGCAAGTACCCCCTACAAAAAAAGAGTTGGAAAGTTTAGCTGGAGTGGGGAGGAAAACGGCAAACGTAGTAGCTTCCGTCGCATTTGATGAACCTGCCATAGCGGTGGATACACACGTGGAGCGTGTTTCTAAACGCCTAGCTTTTTGCAGGTGGAAAGATTCCGTCTTGGAAGTAGAAAAAACATTGATGAGGAAAATACCGGTGGAAGAGTGGTGTGTTACTCATCACCGGATGATATTTTTCGGGCGCTACCACTGTAAAGCACAGCGTCCGAATTGTGAGGAATGTCCTTTGTTATTTTTGTGCAGAGAAGGGCAGAAACGAATGAAAAAGAAAGAGAAATCCCAATAA
- a CDS encoding fibronectin type III domain-containing protein, whose amino-acid sequence MSQAAKNIPKQIYKPLMSQLSQGIETADFTKPDSVAWVDVEKGSRPARLPSEYTPSDRIVTELFHVDNQPSKVSETYQKLDPVQSLAGKFNEETSSIDLSWSYGNTDGISFRIAASIDGGEMRELTTTKETSVEITNVDPGASYEFAVVVISDDDNTANSEPATVMVQAPGSLEQENPEESEDGENQEEEGENTEGEGPPEENNEGDGQGNNDGNGNGQESDQGNGQGNGQDDGSDNTNDSENDGQNQDDGSGSDGDSGSDEEQPPAEEDQEQQDAA is encoded by the coding sequence ATGTCTCAGGCGGCAAAAAATATACCAAAACAGATTTATAAGCCTTTGATGAGTCAATTATCTCAAGGAATAGAAACAGCTGACTTTACTAAACCGGATTCCGTTGCCTGGGTTGACGTAGAAAAAGGGTCCAGACCTGCACGTCTACCGAGTGAATATACACCTTCGGACCGCATTGTCACAGAACTATTCCACGTAGACAATCAGCCATCTAAAGTATCAGAAACGTATCAGAAATTGGATCCTGTTCAATCTCTGGCCGGAAAATTCAATGAAGAAACCTCTAGTATTGATCTTTCATGGTCCTATGGAAATACAGATGGAATCAGTTTCCGTATTGCTGCCTCCATTGATGGTGGAGAAATGAGAGAGTTGACGACAACGAAAGAAACAAGTGTCGAAATTACGAACGTCGATCCGGGTGCCTCCTACGAATTTGCTGTGGTGGTCATCAGTGATGACGATAATACAGCGAATAGTGAGCCAGCTACTGTCATGGTTCAAGCCCCAGGTTCTCTTGAACAGGAAAATCCTGAAGAATCCGAAGACGGCGAAAATCAGGAAGAAGAAGGAGAGAACACGGAAGGCGAAGGTCCTCCTGAAGAAAACAACGAAGGAGACGGCCAAGGAAATAATGACGGTAACGGAAATGGTCAAGAAAGTGATCAGGGGAATGGTCAAGGTAATGGCCAGGACGATGGATCTGACAACACGAATGATAGTGAAAACGATGGTCAAAACCAAGATGATGGTTCTGGTTCAGATGGGGACAGTGGTTCTGATGAAGAACAACCGCCCGCTGAAGAGGATCAGGAACAGCAAGATGCAGCTTAA